DNA sequence from the Parasphingorhabdus cellanae genome:
CGGAGGACGTCTGGACATAAACATCGCCGGATCGAGCATTGATGGCGCCTTCTATGGCCCCAATGGTGAAGAGATTGGCGGCGGGTATCGTATTGTCGGCGGCACGCCAGATGAGCGGATTGATATTCTCGGGACCTTTGTTGGCCGGAACGGAAACTAAGGACCAAACATGTCCCTACAGGTTGCCACAAAACGAGCGCTTCTGATGGGAGGCGGTCTCGCCGCTTCTCTATGCGCTGTGCCAGCGGTCGCTGAGGACGCGATCAGCGATGATGGTGGTGCAGCAATCGCAGCAAATAATATCGTTCCGGCATCGACGCCGAAATGCGATGCAACCGGAACCTGTCGATTTCAGGTTACCCCTGCGCAGCTGCTGGCCAAAGCACAAGCGCTGGTTCAAGCCAAAGAATATGACCGCGCACTGCCGTTGGTTGAAGTTCTTGGACAAGTGCCAGGTTTGCGGATGCAACAGCAATTTCTGGCCGGCTATATTGCGGTCGAAACCGGCGATCTGAAAAAGGCGATCAAAACGTTCCGTTCCATTCTTGACGAGAATCCCGGACAGACCAGAGTTCGGTTGGAACTCGCACGCTCCTATTTAATGAGCGGAAAAGAGGCGAGCGCGGATTATCATTTTCGCCTGGCGCAAAATGATGACAATTTGCCGGATGAAATAGCCCGAACCATCCGCAATACCCGCAGCATTTTAAGAGATCAGCGCGTTTGGCGCTTCAGTTTCGATTTTGGCTTTGCGCCCGATACCAATATTAACGGTGCGACCAATGCCGAGACCATCGATGTATATCCTGAAGTCATCAGCCCAATCTTCGGTCCCGGAAAGCGAGATTTGACGCTGGATGAGGACGCTAGGCAAACCTCTGGTATCGGCCAGACCGCAGGATTTTCCGGCGGTGTGCGTTTGAAAGCGAGCGACAGACTTGCCTTTCTGTTTGATGCAGAAACCAGAGTTATCAACTATAAAGGCAAGGCATCGGACGATATTATTGGTCAAATCGCGGCCGGCCCAGAATTTCGCATCGCGCGTTATGCCAGCATTTCGTTGCAGGCTGTCGGCCAGCAGCGTTGGTATGGCGGGCGATTGGTCACTCGGGAATATGGAGGTCGCATGGGCTTTCAAGCAGCTCTCAGTCAGGGGCAGCGTCTTGGTATTCAATTGGATGGTCGCCGAACCGAATCGAAGTTGAGTGATAGCTTTAGCGGCTGGCAAATCGGCGGCAATGCGACATATGAGCATCTGATTGGCAAATCGCTAATCGCAACCGCCGGCGTTTTTGCCCAACGCAGTCTTCTCAAATCGGACGAATATTCCAATCTAAATTATGGCGTGAACTTGGGAATTGGCGGCGAGCTACCCTTCGGTTTGAATGCCGGTGTATCGGGGAGTATCAGTCGGTCCACCTTTGA
Encoded proteins:
- a CDS encoding surface lipoprotein assembly modifier, whose amino-acid sequence is MSLQVATKRALLMGGGLAASLCAVPAVAEDAISDDGGAAIAANNIVPASTPKCDATGTCRFQVTPAQLLAKAQALVQAKEYDRALPLVEVLGQVPGLRMQQQFLAGYIAVETGDLKKAIKTFRSILDENPGQTRVRLELARSYLMSGKEASADYHFRLAQNDDNLPDEIARTIRNTRSILRDQRVWRFSFDFGFAPDTNINGATNAETIDVYPEVISPIFGPGKRDLTLDEDARQTSGIGQTAGFSGGVRLKASDRLAFLFDAETRVINYKGKASDDIIGQIAAGPEFRIARYASISLQAVGQQRWYGGRLVTREYGGRMGFQAALSQGQRLGIQLDGRRTESKLSDSFSGWQIGGNATYEHLIGKSLIATAGVFAQRSLLKSDEYSNLNYGVNLGIGGELPFGLNAGVSGSISRSTFDEVEDFYSREKRKDWRSFGRAYIGSRKIKFLGFSPSVDYNYSRVDSNYDLYQMNRHRVNFKLAKFF